A genomic stretch from Marinimicrobium sp. C6131 includes:
- a CDS encoding nitrite/sulfite reductase, with translation MYIYDEYDRRIQGQRVTQFRAQMERYLDGQLEEAEFLPLRLQNGLYVQRLAPMLRICVPYGLMNSRQLRKMAHITRTYDKGYCHISTRQNIQLNWPQLEEVPDILEELLEVEMHCNQTSGNCIRNTTTDQFAGVATDELVDPRPYCELIRQWSTFHPEFAFLPRKFKIAVSATQEDRAAIRVHDIGLQIVRNDAGDLGFSVFVGGGLGRTPVIGSLINEFVPEQHLLTYLEAILRIYNQFGRRDNKFKARIKILVRAMTPEVFAEKVEQEWQHLRDGSATLTQAEIDRAHSYFTEPAYEPLDDAAAQAELDRLAGDNKAFSNWLKRNVRDHKKPGYAAVNLSLKPTGIAPGDITDRQLEIIADLADDFSFGEVRTTHEQNMVLADVRKSDLFDLWQKAKAAGFATPNIGTLTDIICCPGGDFCSLANAKSIPIAEAIQRQFEDLDYLYDLGDIDLNISGCMNACGHHHVGHIGILGVDKKGEEFYQVTLGGNSSNDASLGKVIGPSFTAEDMPSVVQKIIDVYVEQRTEEEPFIDTVNRLGIAPFKERVYAKAS, from the coding sequence ATGTACATCTATGACGAATATGACCGCCGCATCCAGGGGCAGCGCGTTACCCAGTTTCGCGCGCAGATGGAGCGGTATCTGGACGGCCAGTTGGAAGAAGCGGAGTTTCTTCCCCTGCGCCTGCAAAACGGCCTCTATGTTCAGCGCCTGGCGCCGATGCTGCGCATCTGTGTGCCCTACGGCCTGATGAACAGCCGCCAATTGCGCAAGATGGCCCACATTACCCGTACCTACGACAAGGGTTACTGCCATATCAGTACCCGCCAGAATATCCAGCTCAACTGGCCTCAGCTGGAAGAGGTGCCGGACATTCTGGAGGAATTGCTGGAAGTGGAAATGCACTGCAACCAGACCAGCGGCAACTGCATCCGCAACACCACCACCGACCAGTTTGCCGGCGTCGCGACCGATGAGCTGGTGGACCCCCGCCCCTATTGTGAACTGATTCGCCAGTGGTCCACTTTCCACCCGGAATTTGCCTTCCTGCCACGCAAGTTCAAGATCGCCGTAAGCGCCACTCAGGAAGACCGGGCCGCCATTCGCGTGCACGATATCGGCCTGCAGATCGTGCGCAACGACGCCGGCGATCTGGGCTTTTCCGTCTTCGTTGGCGGCGGCCTGGGCCGCACGCCGGTCATTGGCAGCCTGATCAATGAGTTCGTGCCGGAGCAGCACCTGCTGACCTATCTGGAAGCGATTCTTCGCATCTACAACCAGTTCGGTCGCCGGGACAACAAATTCAAGGCCCGCATCAAGATTCTGGTGCGCGCCATGACACCGGAAGTGTTCGCCGAAAAGGTCGAACAGGAGTGGCAACACCTGCGCGATGGCAGCGCCACCCTCACTCAAGCGGAAATCGATCGGGCCCACAGTTACTTCACCGAGCCGGCCTACGAACCCCTGGACGATGCCGCCGCCCAGGCCGAGCTCGACAGGCTGGCCGGCGACAACAAAGCCTTCTCCAACTGGCTCAAGCGCAACGTGCGCGATCACAAGAAGCCCGGTTACGCCGCCGTCAACCTGTCGCTCAAACCGACCGGTATTGCGCCCGGCGACATTACCGACCGGCAGTTGGAAATCATCGCCGACCTGGCGGACGATTTCAGCTTTGGCGAGGTGCGTACCACCCACGAGCAGAACATGGTGCTGGCGGATGTCAGGAAATCCGATCTGTTCGACCTCTGGCAAAAAGCCAAGGCCGCCGGATTTGCAACACCCAACATCGGCACCCTGACGGACATCATCTGCTGCCCGGGCGGTGACTTCTGTTCACTGGCCAACGCCAAGTCCATTCCGATTGCCGAGGCCATTCAGCGCCAGTTTGAAGATCTGGATTACCTGTACGACCTGGGTGACATCGACCTGAACATTTCCGGCTGCATGAACGCCTGCGGACATCACCACGTCGGTCATATCGGTATTCTCGGGGTCGACAAGAAAGGCGAGGAGTTCTATCAGGTCACCCTCGGTGGCAACTCCAGCAATGATGCGTCCCTGGGCAAGGTCATTGGCCCCTCTTTCACGGCCGAGGATATGCCCTCGGTCGTACAGAAAATCATTGATGTGTACGTCGAGCAGCGGACCGAAGAAGAGCCCTTTATCGACACTGTCAACCGACTGGGTATTGCCCCCTTCAAGGAGCGTGTCTATGCCAAAGCTAGTTAA
- a CDS encoding DUF934 domain-containing protein, whose protein sequence is MPKLVKDGAIVDNEWTLMAKPEGEASEASVPAGKVIVPLSVWLARKDALTARDDIGVWLDTDETADQLGEDARRLPLVAVHFPAFADGRAFTNARLLRERFGFTGELRAVGYFLAEQACYLRRCGVNAFDFGADREQHLQATVDALDDFTEYYQASVDQPLPLFRRRPS, encoded by the coding sequence ATGCCAAAGCTAGTTAAAGACGGCGCCATCGTCGACAACGAATGGACCCTGATGGCCAAACCCGAGGGCGAGGCCTCAGAGGCCAGCGTACCCGCCGGGAAGGTCATCGTCCCGCTGTCCGTCTGGCTGGCCCGGAAAGACGCACTCACCGCTCGTGACGATATCGGCGTATGGCTGGATACCGACGAAACCGCAGATCAACTCGGTGAAGATGCACGGCGTTTGCCGTTGGTAGCGGTGCACTTTCCGGCGTTTGCCGACGGACGCGCGTTCACCAACGCGCGGCTGCTGCGCGAGCGTTTCGGGTTTACCGGCGAGCTGCGGGCGGTGGGTTACTTCCTGGCCGAACAGGCCTGTTATCTACGCCGCTGCGGGGTCAATGCGTTCGACTTCGGCGCCGATCGTGAGCAGCACCTTCAGGCGACCGTTGACGCGCTGGATGACTTCACCGAGTATTACCAGGCCTCGGTGGACCAGCCACTGCCGCTGTTTCGCCGTCGGCCCTCTTAA
- a CDS encoding alkene reductase, which translates to MPHLTDPIQIGDLHLPNRIIMAPLTRCRASKGRVPNDMMAEYYRQRAGAGMILTEATSVTPMGVGYPDTPGIWSEDQVAGWRKVTQAVHAEGGKILLQLWHVGRISDPVYLDGELPVAPSAIRPQGHVSLIRPKKEYVTPRALTLEEIPELIEAYRRGAENARRAGFDGVEIHGANGYLLDQFLQTNSNHRTDQYGGSIENRARLLLEVADAVLGVWEPGRVGVHLAPRGDGHDMGDEDPAALFGYVARELGKRRLAFLCSREHEAEDSLGPELKRQFGGVYIANENFDKASAERWLADAKADAVAFGRLYIANPDLAERFAKNAPLNEPDPTTFYASGPEGYTDYPSLAQSRVRMETA; encoded by the coding sequence ATGCCCCATTTGACCGACCCGATCCAGATCGGTGATCTGCACCTGCCGAATCGAATCATCATGGCGCCCCTGACGCGCTGTCGCGCTTCGAAAGGCCGCGTACCCAATGACATGATGGCTGAATACTATCGCCAGCGTGCCGGCGCGGGCATGATTCTGACCGAAGCCACTTCTGTGACCCCAATGGGGGTCGGCTATCCGGATACGCCGGGTATCTGGTCGGAGGATCAGGTGGCAGGTTGGCGTAAGGTGACGCAGGCGGTTCATGCTGAAGGTGGGAAAATTCTGTTGCAATTGTGGCACGTCGGTCGGATTTCGGACCCGGTGTACCTGGACGGTGAGCTACCGGTCGCCCCCAGCGCGATTCGCCCGCAGGGCCATGTCAGTCTGATCCGCCCGAAGAAAGAGTATGTCACGCCACGTGCGTTGACGCTGGAAGAAATTCCGGAACTGATTGAAGCCTACCGACGGGGTGCCGAGAATGCCCGTCGTGCGGGTTTTGACGGGGTGGAAATTCATGGTGCCAATGGTTACCTGCTGGATCAGTTTCTGCAGACCAACAGCAACCACCGAACAGATCAGTATGGCGGCTCTATCGAAAACCGTGCCCGACTTCTGCTGGAGGTGGCCGACGCCGTACTCGGAGTCTGGGAGCCCGGTCGGGTAGGGGTGCATCTGGCGCCTCGGGGTGACGGTCACGATATGGGGGATGAAGACCCGGCGGCGCTGTTTGGTTACGTAGCCCGGGAGCTCGGCAAGCGCAGGTTGGCGTTTCTGTGCTCGCGTGAGCATGAGGCGGAGGACAGCCTGGGCCCGGAGTTGAAGAGGCAATTTGGTGGTGTTTATATCGCCAATGAAAACTTTGACAAGGCCAGCGCCGAACGCTGGCTGGCCGATGCCAAGGCGGATGCGGTCGCCTTTGGGAGGCTGTATATCGCCAACCCGGATCTGGCGGAGCGGTTCGCCAAGAATGCGCCTCTGAATGAGCCGGACCCGACGACCTTCTATGCCTCCGGACCGGAAGGTTATACCGACTACCCCTCGCTGGCCCAGTCCAGGGTCCGAATGGAAACCGCGTAG